A stretch of Microcoleus sp. bin38.metabat.b11b12b14.051 DNA encodes these proteins:
- a CDS encoding FAD-dependent oxidoreductase, with amino-acid sequence MELLDPDSFIFLNRQFKKDLATVSAQASSKLFLSYDRPWWQELSPKIEKGRSDTDLPVRQCYYVGTETEGQNKGMSLMMASYNDDRAASFWDGYLQPDRFGLHNPPYMGRHGGQLKQSLLAPHDMVMEIQRQLKEMHNCQIPDPYAAIYHDWMEDPFGGAWYFWNPHVRSWDVAPRIRQPLPGYNVFLCGDCYSENQGWVGGALNTAEMVLETTFCLPRPQWVKDENYCFGP; translated from the coding sequence ACCGACAGTTTAAGAAGGATCTGGCAACTGTCAGTGCTCAGGCCTCTAGTAAACTTTTTCTGAGTTACGATCGACCTTGGTGGCAAGAACTTTCTCCGAAGATTGAGAAGGGTCGTTCTGACACTGACTTGCCTGTGCGACAGTGCTATTACGTCGGTACTGAGACTGAAGGGCAAAACAAGGGAATGTCGCTAATGATGGCCAGCTATAATGATGACCGCGCTGCCTCATTCTGGGATGGTTATCTGCAACCCGATCGCTTCGGACTGCACAACCCACCCTATATGGGCCGTCACGGAGGTCAACTCAAACAAAGTCTGTTAGCACCTCACGATATGGTGATGGAGATCCAGCGGCAACTTAAAGAGATGCACAATTGTCAAATCCCTGACCCCTACGCAGCAATTTACCACGATTGGATGGAAGACCCGTTTGGCGGAGCCTGGTACTTTTGGAATCCTCACGTCCGCAGTTGGGATGTTGCGCCGCGCATCCGCCAGCCTTTACCTGGATATAATGTGTTTCTTTGTGGCGATTGCTATTCGGAAAATCAGGGCTGGGTTGGAGGGGCACTGAATACGGCCGAAATGGTTTTGGAAACTACATTTTGCTTGCCTCGACCCCAGTGGGTTAAGGATGAAAATTACTGTTTTGGGCCTTAA
- the cruF gene encoding gamma-carotene 1'-hydroxylase CruF: MKQLLMAERFCLIAHVLSMAFGLAGLLLILPRPELVMNLPPAGQTLFQWGMAGGGVVYIIFGAAAVALYAYRTLGLGATLTFLLPSVFLSLSSELLGTSTGFPFGNYHYLSGLGYKIAGLVPFTIPLSWFYLGLVSYIIARAGLAGGKGELNWVRQIGAIALGALLLTAWDFVLDPAMSQTAVPFWEFEELGAFFGMPYRNLAGWMGTGAVFMSVAAFFWRTRSIKLERSELGLPLIVYLVNFAFGAIITVTSLDSRFWFPTSLAVLLGVVPAIVLSAIAKPAADDLTEAIPSLESALKAEIPSERVGALRK, from the coding sequence ATGAAGCAACTTTTGATGGCTGAGCGTTTTTGCCTGATAGCCCATGTCTTGTCAATGGCTTTTGGATTGGCAGGGTTGCTGCTGATTTTACCCCGTCCCGAATTGGTAATGAATTTACCGCCCGCCGGACAAACTTTGTTCCAGTGGGGGATGGCTGGGGGTGGAGTAGTTTATATCATTTTTGGTGCAGCGGCGGTTGCTCTCTATGCCTATCGGACGTTGGGGCTGGGTGCAACTTTGACATTTTTGCTGCCTTCGGTGTTTTTATCTTTGAGTAGCGAGTTGTTGGGAACCAGTACGGGTTTTCCCTTTGGCAATTACCACTATTTGAGCGGTTTGGGCTACAAAATTGCAGGGCTGGTGCCGTTTACAATTCCCCTGTCGTGGTTTTATCTAGGACTGGTTTCATATATAATTGCTCGCGCTGGACTCGCTGGCGGTAAAGGCGAACTGAACTGGGTGCGCCAAATAGGAGCGATCGCCCTTGGCGCTCTATTATTGACAGCTTGGGATTTTGTACTAGATCCGGCGATGAGTCAAACTGCTGTGCCTTTTTGGGAGTTTGAGGAACTTGGGGCTTTCTTTGGGATGCCTTACCGCAATTTGGCGGGCTGGATGGGTACGGGGGCTGTGTTTATGTCGGTAGCAGCTTTCTTTTGGAGAACTAGATCGATTAAATTAGAGCGATCGGAATTGGGTTTGCCTTTAATTGTTTATTTGGTAAACTTTGCTTTCGGAGCAATTATCACTGTCACTTCCTTGGATTCTCGCTTCTGGTTCCCGACATCCCTAGCTGTGCTTCTGGGTGTAGTTCCGGCGATCGTATTGAGCGCGATCGCGAAACCCGCAGCAGATGACTTAACAGAAGCAATTCCATCTTTGGAATCTGCTCTGAAAGCTGAAATTCCATCCGAGCGCGTGGGCGCTTTGCGGAAGTAA